From the Bacteroidales bacterium genome, the window CTGATTTCAGGGTGTGGGATGGGGATCAGAACATTGTTGGTTATATTGAAGCCAAAAAACCAGGCGAAAACCTGGATGTGATTGAACGTTCGGGGCAATTGAAACGATATCTAAAAACTTTTCCAAATGTAATCCTCACCGACTTTTATGAATTCCGGCTTTACCGCAAGGGCGAAATAATTGATAAGACCTTTATTGCCCGTGCCTCACTTGCGAGGAAAGGAATTCCACCTCCAATAGAAAACGAAGAAAAGTTCTTAGCTCTGCTCGAAAAGTTCTTTGCATTCTCCCTGCCGAAAGTCACCACAGCTGCTCAACTTGCCAAAGAACTGGCCATTCGTACCCGTTTTTTGCGTGATGAAGTGATCAGTGTTGAAATGGAGCAGCAGCAGAAAGGCAAAGGCGAACTTTATGGGTTTTACGAAACCTTCAGGCAATTTTTGATTGCCAATCTGAATGAAAAGGATTTTGCCGACTTGTTTTCTCAAACCATTACTTACGGACTTTTCGCCGCACGCACAAGAAGCACCAACGGTTTCAACCGCAAGCTTGCGTATGATTTAATTCCGCGAACCATCGGAATTTTACGGAACGTGTTCAGGTTTGTTTCTCAGGGTGATTTGCCCAAGCACATGGAAGTAATGATTGACGACATTGCAGAAGTTTTGAACGCTGCCGATGCCATGAACATCCTTCACCAATATTTCAAAGCTGGCAAAGGTGAAGATCCCATTGTGCATTTTTATGAAACCTTTCTGAGCGAATACGATCCAGCCACCCGCGAAAAGCGTGGTGTTTATTATACACCAGAACCTGTGGTGCGTTACATTGTGCGTAGTGTGCACCAGGTGCTGAAAACACATTTCAATCTTGATGATGGCCTGGCTAGCCAAGAAGTAACCCTGTTGGACCCGGCAGGGGGCACGCTAACCTTTCCTGCCGAAGCCATCAAACTGGCTGTTAAAGAGTACAGTGACAAATACGGCGATGGCGGCGTTCATAAACTCATCAGCGAACATATTTTGCCTAATTTTTATGCCTTTGAGCTGATGATGGCGCCTTATGCCATTGGCCATATTAAAATCAGCTTTTTACTGGAAGAACTTGGCTACACCATGAAGGACGATGAGCGTTTCAAGCTCTACCTCACCAATACGCTCGACATGGAAGACCTGAGCCAGACCCGCATCCCAGGCCTTGAAAGTCTGAGCGACGAAAGTCATGAAGCAGGCAAGGTAAAAAAGAACGAACCGATACTAGTGATTATGGGTAATCCGCCATACTCGGCCAACTCTGCCAATTATAATGACTGGACAGAGAAATTACTCAAAGAAAATATTGACGGAGCACAAAGTTATTACAAAGTAGATGGTAGCTCTCTAAACGAGCATAATCCCAAATTGCTTCAGGATGATTATGTGAAATTCCTGCGCTTTGCCCAATGGAAAATACATAAGGCCGGTTGTGGCATTGTTGGCATGATTACAAATCACGGATTTTTAAATAATGTGACGTTTCGCGGCATGAGACAAAGCCTTCTGAATACTTTTAATGAAATATATATCACCGATTTACACGGAGATAGTCAGAAAAAGGAAAAGGCTCCAGATGGTAGTAAAGATGAAAATGTGTTTGACATCACCAAAGGAACTGCCATTAGTATTTTTATTAAAAAACCAGGTGCCAAAGGCTGCTCAATATTTCATAACGACGTATTTGGCCTTAGGCAAATCAAATACAATTGGTTGGACAACAAAGAATTCATCCAAGATAATTACAATCAGCTTTCACCAGTAACTCCCTGGTATTTCTTTATCCCACGTCAGACAAAGGAAATAGAATACTATAATGATTGGTTGAGCATCTCAGAAATTTTTCCTTTGAACTCCGGTGGCATCAAAACACACAGAGATAATTTCGTAATAGATTTTAATAGGTCAAACCTTGAAGCTAGACTACGACAATTTCGCAACCTAAGTTTCCCAAAAGAGTTTTTTCAGGAAGCTTATAATTTGAAGGAATCTTCTACATTTAAAATTGAATTAGCGAGAAATAAAGTCATCGCTGATCAACAGATATTTGAAAAAATTATCAAAATTAATTACCGCCCTTTTGATATGCGTTTTGTTGTATTTTCAGATTCCCTAGTTGATAGGACAAGAAGAGAAGTCATGCAGCACATGACTAGTGAGAATTTGGCAATAATCTCAACAAGACTAAATCGCCAAATTAGCATTGGCTACTTTTTTATAACAGATGGCTTAATTGATGTTCACCTTTTAGATAATGCACAGGATTCCATTAGTGTTGCACCGCTTTATATCTATGAAATTCCAGAAAAGAAGAGAACAAGTATCCAAAGCATGATGCTTTTCGAACCCGCACCTGAATACGACAAAACGGGCAGGAAGCCTAACATAGCACCCAAAGTTTTTGAATCACTTGAGAGATCGTATGGACACAAACCTTCGCCAGAGCGAATCATGTATTACTGTTATGCGGTTATGTATAGTAATGCTTACAGGGAAAAATACGCTGAGTTCCTGAAGATTGATTTCCCACGCATTCCCTTCACCGGCAATTCTGATCTATTCACGCAATTGGCTGGACTTGGCGAAGAACTTTCCCAGTTGCATTTGCTTAAAAGCAAAGCCTTGAACAAGCCTGTTGCCAGGTATTGGGGCCAAGGCGAGGATGTGATTGAGAAAACGGTTTACAAGGCTGATACAGGCCGGGTTTATATTAACGCTAACAAGTATTTTGAAGGTATCATACCAGAAATGTGGAATTACCATATCGGCGGTTACCAGGTGCTGGAAAAATACCTCAAAGACCGCAAAGGCCGCCAGATGTCAGATCCGGCCACCTATTGCAAAATCGCTACATCCATTGCAGAAACGATTAAAATACAGAGAGCGATTGACCCTTTGTTTGAGGAGGTGGAGAAGAGTGTTCTTGAAATGACCATGTAGGATAAACTCTTTAACTCATTTTACTCTTACTGTGACCGCGATTATTAACTTTGCTAAAATTTGAAAGCTATGGCTCAGGAAGCAATTAAACTCGAACTAATAGAATGGGTTACACGGCTTAATAGTAAGGAAACCATATATTATCTGAAAGCCATTAAGGACGAAGTCAGTACACACAACGATTGGTGGGATGATCATTCTGATGAACAAAAAGCCGGTATTGAGCGTGGATTAAAAGGATAGACGATGGCCGGATTGTTTCACACACAGACGTCAGAGAGCGTTATGGTTTCTAAATATCCTGTTATTTGGTCAGAAGAAGCTATCAGAAATTTGGAAAGCATCCTTGAATACCTTAGTGCAAGATGGACACTACGTGAGGTTTAAAATTTCGAGTACTTTCAGGCAAAATAGCGCTCCTGATTGTCAAAAATGCATTGATAGATATTGGTTATTCTCAAGAGTAATGCAACTCATCTTATAATGAATCTAAGTGTAAATATTTATATTTATGAAATTGTTAAACCTGGCACATGGCTAGTAAGCGATAGCTCTCAGAGGTCGTGGGAAATTCAGAGTATTCTGAGAAATATTGAAAGTTTGTTTTTTGATGCAAATCTTGCACTGAATCTGTTCATGAGTTCATTCTCTCGTGAAATAATTAACATTTCAAAAGAACAATGGGAATCAGATGCAATCCGAAGGGATCAAATTAGAAAAGAAGTTGAGACAAGGTTTAGCAATCCTTTTGACCATAAAAACTGGGATGAAATCCATTTTCAAACAGAAATGATCTTTAAGCGAGAACAATGGCGATCTGGAAGAATTCCTCCTGAATTTGAAAATGGTTTGGCATTTATGCATGCAAGAGCTTTTCTTTATTCTTTAGACCTAATTGATAAATTCATCAGCGTTTTAGAGAATATGGAGGGAACGCCTGAAAAGATTAAAAAAATACATCAAATGTTTACTGCAAATTTTCCTGATCTTAGAGGAGTTAGAAATACGACACAGCATTTGGAAGATAGAGCGAGAGGATTAGGTGCAGGCAGAAGTCCAAAACCACTTGAGCTAAAAGCTATCAATAACCGACTTGTTAAAAGTGAATCAGGAGCATTAATCTTGAATAGCTTAAATGGTACTAAATATGGCAACACTATGGCAGATGGTCATTATGGGGAAGTAGATGTTTCTCCGTCTTCAATGCAGATTTTATCTTCATTGTTTCAAGAAATATTGAATTGCTTTGAGTGGACAGGTCCTCCTGTACATTTACCAAGTATATGATACACAGAAAGATATGGTGAATACAGGAGGGGATTCCGCTTTAAACCCAAGTTCTTTTACCGATAGGCAAAGATTAAGAATGACACTAAGACATCTATGATAATCCGCCAAATCCGCCTCATCAGCGTTCCATCTTCCAAACATCCGATAAAACAAACTTTCCTTAACATTCATTGTTATAACTGAACATCAAATGTTCTCTGATTTAGTATTCGGAAATTGAAAAGACTTTCAGTTTAGAATCTGCCTGTTATTTTTGTCCTAAACCTCCCATCATTGCTTGCTTTGTGAAATTCCCGCTGACCGGATTTGATATTCTGGTCTGCAATTCGAAATTATTTGTAAGTCACAATTAAAATCAATTACTATGACACAGGATAATGATAAAGATATCATCACTGTAAAAGCTACAATCAATGCCCCGATTGAAAAAGTCTGGAAACTCTGGACTGATCCAAAACATATTATTCACTGGAATAATGCATCAGACGATTGGCATACAACAAAAGCAGAAAATGATTTAAAGCCAGGTGGAAAATTCCTTTCAAGAATGGAGGCAAAAGATGGCAGCTTCGGCTTCGACTTTACCGGAACATACGAAAACGTAGAGCAGCCAAAGAAAATTAAGTATTTATTGGACGACGGCAGAAGAGTAAAAATCAC encodes:
- a CDS encoding N-6 DNA methylase, with translation MIKSYLKQIIKTTTQGDAREESYYAHLSDFLMAFAIGIGKTKTQITTLPKATEAGNPDFRVWDGDQNIVGYIEAKKPGENLDVIERSGQLKRYLKTFPNVILTDFYEFRLYRKGEIIDKTFIARASLARKGIPPPIENEEKFLALLEKFFAFSLPKVTTAAQLAKELAIRTRFLRDEVISVEMEQQQKGKGELYGFYETFRQFLIANLNEKDFADLFSQTITYGLFAARTRSTNGFNRKLAYDLIPRTIGILRNVFRFVSQGDLPKHMEVMIDDIAEVLNAADAMNILHQYFKAGKGEDPIVHFYETFLSEYDPATREKRGVYYTPEPVVRYIVRSVHQVLKTHFNLDDGLASQEVTLLDPAGGTLTFPAEAIKLAVKEYSDKYGDGGVHKLISEHILPNFYAFELMMAPYAIGHIKISFLLEELGYTMKDDERFKLYLTNTLDMEDLSQTRIPGLESLSDESHEAGKVKKNEPILVIMGNPPYSANSANYNDWTEKLLKENIDGAQSYYKVDGSSLNEHNPKLLQDDYVKFLRFAQWKIHKAGCGIVGMITNHGFLNNVTFRGMRQSLLNTFNEIYITDLHGDSQKKEKAPDGSKDENVFDITKGTAISIFIKKPGAKGCSIFHNDVFGLRQIKYNWLDNKEFIQDNYNQLSPVTPWYFFIPRQTKEIEYYNDWLSISEIFPLNSGGIKTHRDNFVIDFNRSNLEARLRQFRNLSFPKEFFQEAYNLKESSTFKIELARNKVIADQQIFEKIIKINYRPFDMRFVVFSDSLVDRTRREVMQHMTSENLAIISTRLNRQISIGYFFITDGLIDVHLLDNAQDSISVAPLYIYEIPEKKRTSIQSMMLFEPAPEYDKTGRKPNIAPKVFESLERSYGHKPSPERIMYYCYAVMYSNAYREKYAEFLKIDFPRIPFTGNSDLFTQLAGLGEELSQLHLLKSKALNKPVARYWGQGEDVIEKTVYKADTGRVYINANKYFEGIIPEMWNYHIGGYQVLEKYLKDRKGRQMSDPATYCKIATSIAETIKIQRAIDPLFEEVEKSVLEMTM
- a CDS encoding SRPBCC family protein, producing the protein MTQDNDKDIITVKATINAPIEKVWKLWTDPKHIIHWNNASDDWHTTKAENDLKPGGKFLSRMEAKDGSFGFDFTGTYENVEQPKKIKYLLDDGRRVKITFDSAGKTTTVTETFEAEQTNPLELQQNGWQAILDNFKKHVETSG